Below is a genomic region from Mus caroli unplaced genomic scaffold, CAROLI_EIJ_v1.1 scaffold_14616_1, whole genome shotgun sequence.
agtggGAGtgtccatgatttctttctcagcatgcttgttactcatatatattaggactggtaaattttgtaagttaattatatatcctaacactttgctgaaattatggATAATTTCTACAATTTATCCAGTCAAATTATGGGAACATTGGGTAAGAGGCAatataattttcaattaaaaataatttaacttaatattttcccatttgtatcccttctcttgccttatttcTCCAGCTAATGCTTCAATCACATTATGGATAAGCAGTAGGGATAGTGGGCAgtcctctcccattcctgattttaagGGGGCTTATTAATGGTTTCATTCATTTAGGATGTTATTGATCATGGGTTTGTCATACATAGCGTTTACTATGTTGGAATACACTTCCTACAGTCCTACATGTTCTAGGGCTTATATTAAGAAGGCATGTTTAATCTTAccaatgacttttttcttttttcttttgcttccattgagatgattcttgtattttttgtccatgtatttggtttactacatttatttcttatatatgtaaaaaaaaaaataaaaataaaacaatgaaaaggaggaacaaagaaatcaaaaaaaaaaaaaaagaagagttaatccaaaagaataaaaattcaatGGCCAGAGGAGAAATTAGAGGTTGTAAACTGttagtataaaaaacaaaataaggtagTCTCAAGAAGCCCTAATACCCGGATATCAgatgtgtatatgtttatttctGTATACAGTAGAGACTGTAAGCCAAAAATTTGTGAGCATGGATAAAATAAAGATGGTTTTTGTTCATGTATACCCGAGATTCTCAAGTTGGGAGGCACAGATTCAGTAGAAACCACTTACATGCTGTGTCAAGTGAGAAAGACTGAATGAATTAACAATGAGGCACAGTGCTAAAAATCAACCTAAACAACTTTGGTTGGCCTTGTCAGttgcccaagttgctttttgttgagacagagtctcacactgGAGCCAaaactggccttggactcacagcaACTTGCCTCCCTCAGCCTTCAGACTACTGGGATTACAGTCTGGATGAGTCATATGCTTCATTTCCCTGATTGTTCCCAATAGGTTTAGACTGGTACTCAATGTCTTTCTACATTGGTAACTGCACCAGGGAGTTATTATTCATAAGCAATAGATGTTCTGAGAGAGTCATGGAGTGAATAAAAATTCTAGGATTCAGCTGCCAACCTCTGAAATCTTTAAGCACAAATAGAAATCTCACTTGGATGTTAATGATTGAGGAGCTCGTGACTTAAAGTAAAGCTGTAACCTGCATTGTGATCTTAGAATCTCACTGAGAAAGGCTATTCTTTCTCTTGACTGAACTGCAGCCATTAAATTTTCTTTCCCAAGAAGAAATCTCACTGTTAAAGTGAACGGAGTGCTTTTCTTGGAAGATACCACATCACATCTTAGTACTCAATGCCTTCAGGGTTCATATTTTGTGACCTTACTTTTAACTTGGGTGATAAACATAGGTATTTGTCAAAGCTTTCAGGTTACTGATAAGAGAACTGGCTGGCTGGAAACCCAAAGATGGAGAACATTACCAAAAGAGCTCAGGTGACAACAGAGCCAGAAGAGGATTCTTTGACAAATTCACGTGAATTTGCAGAAACACCAGATAAAAACCATACTTTTAATGGATTAATGGTAAAATCTAAGTCTTTCAATGTTGTAAAGAAATTAGTTATTTCCAGTAATATtcagaaacttgatgccccatgTCTCATTTTTATCAGCCAGTGAGCGATTTGAAAGGTTACAACCAACTCCAACTAAGCTTAACACACAGTAAATAGTTGATAAGCATTTATTACCTCCACTTCCACTTCTACCCCCCATTTCCCCTGAGTACTCGAGTTCTTCATGTATATAATCACACAGTCTACCAAAGTTGGACTACTACTCTTATTTCAAAAAAGGGAATTTTATGTCTGCTTACCTGATTGCCATAAACATACAGAAAGTGACTGCGGGGATGGAACACCATTCCAACTGGATGAACAAATGTGGAAGGAAATTGAAAACTGGGAAATTTTGGTTGAGGGCTTGGTTTCCCATCCTTGAGCATAGCTACAGTGACATAGGTCTCTTTGGTATCCTAGATAAAGCAAAGGAAGACTTAAGATTTGTCCTTTTATTCTTTGTCCACAGTATAATTTCTAGACTTTTCcattatttcagttttaattGAGACAAGGACATACCCATTATCACAGCaaagatttcaaagaaaaattaggaACCACTGATAACTCTACTCCACTACCTCAGCTATCAGTTTTATAGATGCTGAGATGTAACATGGGAAACTAAGGAATCTGCTCTAAACTAAAAGTAGAAAATTGGACTAAAGGGCACCACCACATATTTCATCTCACAGCAGACctattctcagaaaaaaagacagcaaataATATCTACCCAAAATCATTTTTCCGGGGAAGTCTTATCAGTCTGGGAGTGATACATACACAGGCTTATCCTACCACCTTTTCCTCCCTtgttgttgtcctggaactattTACCTACTAAAAAGaagtttggtggttttttttttcaagaaaacatCAGCTTAATCTAAAATATGTTCAGTTCAGCCTACataggcatggtggcaaatgcctctACTTCCAGCACTCAGGGTAAGGGGTAGGCATATGCTGTGAGCTCAAGGATACATAGTatcacatagtgagactctgccttaaaTTTTTCAGCTGAAAAAGCAGCTTATTTGATGTTACCCTGAGGTTTAGAGGGGTGATATTATGCCCCACTTAGGACTTAGTGCTGAACAGCTATTTGGAGAACCCTTGAATTTTCTAACAGTTCTgagaataattataattaatagtCATGGTTAAGGATTTATGcaacaaaaaaaatatacatcTGTGGCAATGGGCTCCCCTTCTTTGTCCATTTAAACTAAGCCTTTCAAGGAACTTTAGATTTTTGAGGAAaatattcagcttatatttccctGGAGAATCAGAAAACAATTAGCATTGTGGCTTTCACTTTTATACACTTGAatgacaaataaaaagaaatgctcaGGAGCAAACTATTTCACAAATGATTTTATCAATTTCTATGCCAGAGATCATGACAAACTGGAAATAATGTCTGCTAAAATTAGTTTGTAATGCTTTGTGACAGACAAAAAACCCTCTGGGCTATAAGACTTACTTGCATATGGAAAAGATAAACTCCGCTTTGAGTTTCTTGATCAATAAGAAATGCTATCACATGTGGAACGgatctttcatttttataagtAGAAATTGCGCAAGGTAACCATTGAAGAAATGGTTCTTTACTGAAAAAACAAGAACTGGactacaaaatagaaagagagaaaattgttTCTGAAACATAAATTGCAACTACGTACTGTAGAAAAACAAGCTAATGAATCATTGTGTTCTTTTGACAAGCCACAAATAAATCCATATGTCCCCTCCCCTTTTCgtatgcatgcacgcatgcatggaCACAGGCAGATACACAGAATGGTTCTTACTAAGTGACCAAGGGTATTCTAGATCTATGTAGCACAGGTCTGTGTGCCTCCTCCTACTGATTGCTAGAATTGCATGTCTGTGATTATACACATGGCTCAGATATCATAGTTTAAATTCTTTAAGATCTATTCCTTTCTTCTGggtggattttatttttagaagacaCTGAGAAGAATCTCTTCTCTAGTATGGAACATTTGTCTAGATATGTTAGATACTTAGCTTTAACAAAAGTAGGTATCTGCTATTAAGTATACAAGGAGACACCACTGGGACAGGTTAAGTATTCCGTGTGTTCAAGTACCAAATTGCAGATCAAGAACAGTTCTCGAAATCATGCTTAACAATATTAGCTACCTTTGAAAGTTTTCTATATCGTACCTCACTGAGGGTCCTGTTTCTTTTGAAAGTGACAGTAACATAATCAACTGTAAAGTATAAAGGTGCAGAAATTATGAACAACATCTATACTTTTTTCACTTGGGAAGTATTAGTGTTAATAGAGCTGCCTATATAAGCTAAAATGGTAGTTTGTGCCATCTAATAATTTATCTTTACACACATCTCTCTTGAAAATGGACAGTAGTGACACTCTCActcatttttataaaagttatCTCAGCATGTGGCTCAGGGTAGCCTCATGTCTTCAGTGTTCCTGATTCCGCCTCTAAGTGTTAAAGGAATGACAGCTATACACGTCTAGTAAGCCTGGATTTCTCATTTTTAGGCCATTAATTCATATATAATCATGatccttatattttattaattttatatttaatgcagTTTATTTGATCTATATATGTAATCTATAGTgataaaagtacatttaaaatttaccttcaaattgtatcttgggtgttctatgtctctgggctaatatccacttatcagtgagtgcatatctaatgacttcttttgtgattgggttacctcactaaggatgatatccaagaatttcataaattcattgtttttaatcactgggaagagaggccccttagtatcatgaactttatatgccccagtacaggggaacgccagggccaagaagcaggagtgggtgggtagaagagGGGGGGTGaaggggggggtatagggaactttcaggatagcatttgaaatgtatataaagaaaatatctaataaaaaatttaccTTCAAAACTTTCTCTGTTTgcaaaacatttttcattataccacagttttcctttcttatagtcattctatataaatatataaatgaaaatgtcaaaTGGACCACATATAGAGAAAtatattaaacagaaaaaaaaattactttaaaattccaaagttttGATCATTTGTGGATGTGAGGccaactaagaaaaaaatctgtacttATATAAGAGGTTGAAGACTAAAGTAAAGAATCAGCAATTATATTGTCAAGAGTTcctaagaaagaaatagaaaggcaTGATGGTGTTCTTGGCTATGAAGTGGTTTTTTAAAGAACCCAGAAGCTGCTTAGGTATTCACCAGTTAGAATGGtacatatgtttattttgttgttgttgttgttgttgttgttgttgttccacaTTTGCTGCAACAGGGCAGAAGGAACCTGCACAGAAGACTGATAATGGCAAGTAGCAGCAATATAAAGGCACTGAGAACTGATCATAAGAAAGAAATGGTAGGCAAGTAGAATTACTTTTGTTAATACTAACTATAATATGATGAGAAAGTTTGTTAGGGGAAGGTTTCAACTTTCCATTTGGAATTGAGACAAGGAaatcctcttttatttttaatgagaaatttaGCATAACTTATCAGTAGCAATTATATAAATGTTGAGGTTTTCTCTTAACCCTGATAGCTCCCAAATAGTAGAGGTCggagtattttatttacttaacagCTTTGTGGCACAACAATTGAGCAGTACCTACTTTTTTTAATTCCCTAAACTACTCTGGCATCTCCCAGACAAAATCACCAAGATGGTGGCACTTCATGGTTTTCTCTATTCCACCTGGTTTCTTAGGATTGCTCCTGGACCTTCTCCTCATGACTGGATCTCCACTTCCTCACGCTCACCCACTTCCCTGGCTGGGAGGAAGTTCAGCCCTACTCTCTCCCCTGTTCCATCCTTGACTTtccagcttttattgacaaatcagaGACTAAATGGGGAACAATGTTTATATTCTGTTAAGCAGGAGATATTTAGAATAAGCATTGCAATGCCATGTGCAGATTGCAACCACACAAGGTGGCAGAGAATCAGCAGTTGAACAATACAAGATACTCTATACACAGGGCACAATAATATTATGCATACACCTGCCCCTTTCAgtccaataaaaggctctttctcttacaATATGATTTACCTTCATGTGTTTAGCAACCTTGGAAAAAGTATTCTATTATTCATCCTTGATGAATATAAATGCATAATATCTTGATGCATCTAAAATTCTATACCTATATCAATTTCTATCATTATGACATGCATAGGcctaaaaacattttattaaatccAAAACAATTTGAGCTTGATATAGATACTGATACTATCTAGTCTTCAATTGCATCAGAAACAtggaaaggaataaatattacctgaatataCCGGAAGTGCAGGGAAGCAGCTTCCAAAACCATAAAAGTGACAAAGATAGCTGGCTGCCTGGACAGTCCCCCTGAAGTTTTCTATAACATCTTCAGCCGAGAATATGTGGCAGACATTTCTATGAAGGAGGGATTATAATGGACTTGCCTACCTGTCCTGGCAAATCTTGGCCATCAACTTCCCTGTATCCTGTATATCCAGTTTAGACAGCATTCTGTCTGCAATTAAAGCAAGGGCATTTTCTTGCCTAGTGGCTAGCTTATCACATATGAAGCCAACTCCACATGGAGGTTCTTTGATTGCTTATCATGTTCTTTGAAGGCGAATAAGGTTCTGCTAGGATCAGACCTATCTTATTGTCAAAAAtgtcagaggactctccatgccacaggacccctagcacacccaggacctcggtatcacgggtgagtggaacacaacatcagctccaaagagtcctggagggtcttgtgccagcaggaagagTGCCAAAGAAACCCCGCTCAGCCAGAGGCTGAAATTCGTTCTGGTTGGGGCCAGCCCCAACATCTTCTGCCTGATCCTGGCAGAGGGcaccaaggtccccagaggactctccacaccacaggacccctagcacacccaggaccttgtgaccactggagagcatgtgggcaacagagcttcttggacagggtcccttcggtccttcatcctcagccaagaagcagagctgagacacagacccctgggcaccttccttgccagaggagagttggcctacaaggagggttctgaccccaggactcaggaagtgtatcggagctccagacttctggacactttccctgcaagagaagagcttacctgcagagagtgctctgaccactaggACTCAGGacagagttggactcccaggagtgctgacagaggctaacagaatcaaaggaggaacaagcttcagccagagacagctagatcatctaacaccagagactaagaattcattataaaattcttagaaatatcaggaattcaaggcccatacctaaacataataaaagcaacacacagcaaccagtagccaacatcaaactaaatggagagaaacttgaagcaatcccactaagatcagggactagacaaggctacccactttctccatacctatttaatatagtacttgaagtcctagccagagaaattagacaagaaaaggagttcaggggaatacaaattggaaaggaaaaagtcaaaataccactatttgcagatgatatgatagtatatataagtgaccctaaaaattccaccaggaaactcctgaacctgataaacagcttcagtgaagtagctggatataaaattaactcaaacaaatcaggggcctttctctacacaaaggataaacaggctgaggaagaaattagggaaataagacccttcacaatagtcacaaataatataaaatacatggtgtgactctaactaaggagtgaaaggtctgtattataagaacttcaggaacttcaagtctctaaagaaagaaatcaaagaagatctcaggagatggaaagatttcccatgctcatggattggcagNNNNNNNNNNNNNNNNNNNNNNNNNNNNNNNNNNNNNNNNNNNNNNNNNNNNNNNNNNNNNNNNNNNNNNNNNNNNNNNNNNNNNNNNNNNNNNNNNNNNNNNNNNNNNNNNNNNNNNNNNNNNNNNNNNNNNNNNNNNNNNNNNNNNNNNNNNNNNNNNNNNNNNNNNNNNNNNNNNNNNNNNNNNNNNNNNNNNNNNNNNNNNNNNNNNNNNNNNNNNNNNNNNNNNNNNNNNNNNNNNNNNNNNNNNNNNNNNNNNNNNNNNNNNNNNNNNNNNNNNNNNNNNNNNNNNNNNNNNNNNNNNNNNNNNNNNNNNNNNNNNNNNNNNNNNNNNNNNNNNNNNNNNNNNNNNNNNNNNNNNNNNNNNNNNNNNNNNNNNNNNNNNNNNNNNNNNNNNNNNNNNNNNNNNNNNNNNNNNNNNNNNNNNNNNNNNNNNNNNNNNNNNNNNNNNNNNNNNNNNNNNNNNNNNNNNNNNNNNNNNNNNNNNNNNNNNNNNNNNNNNNNNNNNNNNNNNNNNNNNNNNNNNNNNNNNNNNNNNNNNNNNNNNNNNNNNNNNNNNNNNNNNNNNNNNNNNNNNNNNNNNNNNNNNNNNNNNNNNNNNNNNNNNNNNNNNNNNNNNNNNNNNNNNNNNNNNNNNNNNNNNNNNNNNNNNNNNNNNNNNNNNNNNNNNNNNNNNNNNNNNNNNNNNNNNNNNNNNNNNNNNNNNNNNNNNNNNNNNNNNNNNNNNNNNNNNNNNNNNNNNNNNNNNNNNNNNNNNNNNNNNNNNNNNNNNNNNNNNNNNNNNNNNNNNNNNNNNNNNNNNNNNNNNNNNNNNNNNNNNNNNNNNNNNNNNNNNNNNNNNNNNNNNNNNNNNNNNNNNNNNNNNNNNNNNNNNNNNNNNNNNNNNNNNNNNNNNNNNNNNNNNNNNNNNNNNNNNNNNNNNNNNNNNNNNNNNNNNNNNNNNNNNNNNNNNNNNNNNNNNNNNNNNNNNNNNNNNNNNNNNNNNNNNNNNNNNNNNNNNNNNNNNNNNNNNNNNNNNNNNNNNNNNNNNNNNNNNNNNNNNNNNNNNNNNNNNNNNNNNNNNNNNNNNNNNNNNNNNNNNNNNNNNNNNNNNNNNNNNNNNNNNNNNNNNNNNNNNNNNNNNNNNNNNNNNgaatggatacagaaaatgtggtacatttacacaatggagtactactcagctattaaaaacaatgaatttatgaaattcttaggcaaatggatggacctggaggatatcatcctgagtgaggtaacccaatcacaaaagaacacagatgatttgcactcactgatgagtggatattagtccagaaacttagaatacccaagatacaatttgcaaaacaaaagaaactcaagaagaagaaagatcaaagtgtaaatacttcgtccctccttagaatggggaacaaaatacaaatgtaaggagttacagagacaaagtttggagatgagacagaaggaaggaccatgcacaGGCTGCCCCATtcggggatccataccataatcaaccaccgaACACAGACACAAtcgcatattccagcaagatttcgccgacagaaccctgatatagctgactctggtgaggctatgccagtgcctggcaaatccagaagtggaggctcagagtcatctattagATGAAACACGTGAcctccaatggaggagatagagaaagttcccaaggagctgaaggggtccacaaccctataggagaaacagcaatatgaactaaccagtatcccctgagctcatgtctatagctgcctatgtagcagaagatgacctaattggccatcattcggaggagaggcccttggtcttgcaaagattatatgccccagtacaggggaatatcagggccagaaagtgtgagtgggtgggttggagagcagggtgagaggagggtataagggatttttgggatagaatttaaattataaataaagaaaatatctaa
It encodes:
- the LOC110288702 gene encoding cation channel sperm-associated protein subunit beta-like, whose product is MRRLTGLFIGKTVSGFWTFKECIWYELTDLIFAEIDDEDQVLTAIDLVLTNHFLVILTNLGLYVSSDLRYPTTSRIKLSRVEFCGFERNDYKKGKLWYNEKCFANRESFEVDYVTVTFKRNRTLSESSSCFFSKEPFLQWLPCAISTYKNERSVPHVIAFLIDQETQSGVYLFHMQDTKETYVTVAMLKDGKPSPQPKFPSFQFPSTFVHPVGMVFHPRSHFLYVYGNQ